A window from Sulfurovum sp. TSL1 encodes these proteins:
- a CDS encoding DsbA family protein: MQKELIFVLDPMCSWCWGFAPVIEELRTVLHDKYAFSLVLGGLRTKGEMPWDESSKAYLKGHWEQVAQRTGQTFSERLFEKSFFDYDTYPACKAVITVRELFGMESAFDYLHTIQEAFYTRNEDITNPDILISLLERPGPDKNAFRTFFESDRAQLLMEHDFAKARSMGANAFPSVVLIDEEGHMVCQKGYRNLQEMKKLLEDSYA; encoded by the coding sequence CCCCATGTGTTCATGGTGTTGGGGGTTTGCACCTGTGATCGAAGAGCTGCGTACTGTTTTACATGACAAGTATGCGTTCTCACTGGTTTTGGGCGGTTTACGTACCAAAGGTGAAATGCCTTGGGATGAGAGTTCAAAAGCGTATCTAAAAGGGCATTGGGAACAGGTCGCCCAGAGAACAGGACAAACGTTTTCAGAGCGTTTATTTGAAAAATCTTTTTTTGACTACGATACCTATCCTGCATGCAAAGCAGTGATAACGGTCAGAGAACTTTTCGGGATGGAAAGTGCTTTTGACTATCTGCATACGATACAAGAGGCATTTTATACCAGAAATGAAGACATTACAAACCCGGACATTTTAATCAGTTTACTAGAGAGACCAGGGCCAGATAAAAACGCATTTAGGACATTCTTTGAAAGTGACAGAGCGCAACTTCTGATGGAACATGATTTTGCAAAAGCACGTTCTATGGGTGCCAATGCCTTTCCTTCGGTCGTTTTAATTGATGAGGAGGGACATATGGTATGCCAAAAAGGCTATAGAAATTTACAAGAGATGAAAAAGTTATTGGAGGATTCATATGCATAG
- a CDS encoding sodium:proton antiporter — protein MHSFAPGIILITILGLVVLSDALANRLKIPSVFLLLIGSYTIYTYMPVAVPIDLPHYFDTIILFCIPLIFMGDALHLHFSDIKKHSWSIFYLAVVAVALSIATGASMYYFGVFEGLTLGAYVSLFAINMATDAVSVQSVLSRFKGIGHDIKVLIEGESLGNDATAVIAFFFIGLPWMMSGTIDAGEATMDALRVFAVSIGIGIGFGYLFYMMMKLIEDKRGELFVFIIEAYLAYVVAEHFHVSGILTLITAIIATKALIDMDMKRLDDEEAKKSKTFLEKLRLDGIDSTTSERMEYIYDMAKEFGYIAAVMIFFVLAEMVSLEKFWEYKVEIFAMFIITTLIRAVSMAKFAFWGSKLEQIKPVGFEGWFILTFSGMKGALSIILVHMIPASFEYKELFEVVTTGVVMLSIFVYGTTLWAYFTFFRKKEEKKLFTH, from the coding sequence ATGCATAGTTTCGCACCGGGGATCATACTCATCACTATACTGGGACTGGTCGTCTTGTCAGATGCACTGGCTAACAGATTGAAAATACCCTCAGTATTTTTACTGCTGATTGGTTCCTATACGATCTACACCTATATGCCTGTGGCCGTACCGATAGACCTTCCACACTATTTTGATACGATCATTCTGTTCTGTATCCCTCTGATCTTTATGGGTGATGCATTACATCTGCATTTTTCTGATATCAAAAAACACAGCTGGAGTATTTTCTATCTCGCAGTGGTCGCGGTGGCTCTCTCTATCGCTACAGGTGCGAGTATGTACTACTTCGGGGTTTTTGAAGGGCTTACGCTTGGTGCGTATGTTTCACTCTTTGCGATCAATATGGCTACCGATGCAGTGAGTGTACAGTCGGTACTTTCCCGTTTTAAAGGGATCGGGCATGATATAAAAGTCTTGATCGAGGGTGAATCTCTGGGGAATGATGCCACTGCGGTCATCGCCTTTTTCTTCATAGGATTACCATGGATGATGAGCGGTACGATAGATGCAGGAGAAGCGACCATGGATGCACTCCGTGTGTTTGCAGTGAGCATAGGGATCGGGATCGGGTTTGGATATCTCTTCTATATGATGATGAAACTGATCGAGGATAAGCGAGGAGAGCTTTTTGTTTTTATCATTGAAGCCTATCTTGCCTATGTGGTGGCTGAGCATTTTCATGTCAGTGGTATCCTGACCTTGATCACGGCGATCATCGCCACCAAGGCTTTGATCGATATGGATATGAAGAGGTTAGATGACGAGGAAGCCAAAAAGAGCAAAACATTTTTAGAGAAGCTTCGTCTGGATGGGATTGATTCAACAACCTCTGAGCGGATGGAGTATATCTATGATATGGCCAAAGAGTTTGGGTATATCGCAGCAGTCATGATCTTCTTTGTTCTCGCAGAGATGGTAAGTCTGGAGAAGTTCTGGGAGTATAAAGTAGAGATATTTGCCATGTTCATCATTACTACATTGATCCGTGCAGTTTCTATGGCAAAATTCGCTTTTTGGGGCAGTAAGCTGGAACAGATCAAGCCGGTTGGCTTTGAAGGGTGGTTCATACTGACCTTCTCAGGAATGAAAGGGGCACTTTCCATCATCCTTGTACATATGATCCCTGCATCATTTGAATACAAAGAACTTTTTGAAGTGGTGACTACAGGAGTGGTGATGCTCTCTATCTTTGTCTACGGTACGACACTTTGGGCATATTTTACTTTTTTTAGGAAAAAGGAAGAGAAGAAGCTGTTTACGCACTAG
- a CDS encoding acetyl/propionyl/methylcrotonyl-CoA carboxylase subunit alpha, whose amino-acid sequence MSQKISKILIANRGEIALRIIRACKELDIVSVCIFSEVDVNGSWLRKADEAYPIMGNPIEAYLNYERIISLAKKSGCDAVHPGYGFLSENADFARACQEEGIIFIGPSPEHIALFGDKIASKNAMEEVGVPVLPGTDRPLSSFEEGERAAKNIGYPVIIKAAFGGGGRGMRIVYKEKDFEKSFNDAQSESRKFFGRDEVFIERYLENPRHIEVQIIADSFGNVVHLGERDCSIQRRNQKVVEIAPAPNLKEKTRQKLFQVSIEAMKKLGYESVGTVEYLVDREDNFFFMEMNTRLQVEHPVTEMITGFDLVQRMIEIADGDRLHYKQEDILFHGYSIEFRINAEDASRDFAPHPGTITEYLSPGGPGVRLDTIAYKGYTIPNCYDSMVGKLIVYAKSWEGVVKKAQRALSEYIIEGVPTNITLHQQIAKDLDFKNAKFDTGYFDKNLSGFNLEVINARQKEEEKIKVLSDLIESIKKHNIPVRH is encoded by the coding sequence GTGAGTCAAAAAATATCAAAAATTTTAATAGCCAATCGTGGTGAAATTGCACTACGTATCATAAGAGCATGTAAAGAGTTGGATATAGTCAGTGTATGTATCTTCTCTGAAGTAGATGTGAACGGGTCTTGGCTTAGAAAAGCAGATGAAGCATATCCCATTATGGGTAATCCGATCGAGGCATATCTTAATTATGAACGTATTATCTCTTTGGCCAAAAAATCTGGTTGTGATGCAGTGCATCCAGGATATGGATTTTTGTCTGAAAATGCTGACTTTGCACGTGCATGTCAAGAAGAAGGCATCATATTTATAGGTCCAAGTCCTGAGCATATTGCACTCTTTGGAGATAAAATTGCCTCTAAAAATGCTATGGAAGAGGTGGGTGTTCCTGTGCTTCCCGGTACCGACAGACCCCTTAGCAGTTTTGAAGAGGGTGAGCGTGCTGCCAAAAACATAGGGTACCCTGTCATTATAAAAGCTGCTTTTGGTGGTGGTGGCCGTGGTATGCGCATTGTGTATAAAGAAAAAGATTTTGAAAAGTCTTTTAATGATGCGCAAAGTGAATCACGCAAGTTCTTTGGCAGAGATGAAGTGTTTATTGAACGTTATCTGGAAAATCCACGGCATATTGAAGTGCAGATCATTGCTGATTCTTTTGGAAATGTAGTGCATTTGGGTGAAAGGGACTGTTCAATACAAAGACGGAATCAAAAAGTAGTTGAAATAGCGCCTGCACCAAACCTCAAAGAGAAAACAAGACAAAAGTTGTTTCAAGTTTCCATAGAAGCCATGAAAAAACTGGGTTATGAAAGTGTAGGAACGGTTGAGTATCTTGTGGACAGAGAAGATAACTTCTTTTTTATGGAGATGAATACCAGATTACAGGTGGAACACCCTGTAACAGAGATGATCACAGGGTTTGACCTTGTTCAAAGGATGATAGAGATTGCAGATGGAGACAGACTTCATTACAAACAGGAAGATATTCTTTTTCATGGCTATTCCATAGAATTCAGAATTAATGCAGAAGATGCTTCAAGAGACTTTGCCCCACATCCGGGAACCATAACAGAATATCTTTCACCCGGTGGTCCGGGGGTACGTTTGGATACCATTGCATACAAAGGGTATACCATTCCAAATTGTTACGATTCTATGGTGGGTAAACTCATTGTATATGCGAAAAGTTGGGAAGGTGTGGTTAAAAAAGCACAAAGAGCTTTGTCTGAATACATCATTGAAGGTGTTCCCACAAACATTACGCTGCATCAACAGATAGCAAAAGACCTTGACTTTAAAAATGCAAAATTCGATACAGGCTATTTCGATAAAAATCTTTCAGGTTTCAATTTGGAAGTGATCAATGCCCGCCAGAAAGAAGAAGAGAAGATAAAAGTATTGAGTGATCTAATCGAATCCATTAAAAAGCATAATATACCGGTGAGACATTAA
- the bioA gene encoding adenosylmethionine--8-amino-7-oxononanoate transaminase has protein sequence MVSPELYRLEYDREHILHPYAPSNPPSNMTFVKSAKGVYLELENGQKIIDAMSSWWSVIHGYNVESLNTAAVEQLTKMSHVMFGGITHEPAIKLAQKLIEITDKHLERVFFSDSGSVAVEVALKMAFQYWNSQGNSQKNKILAFSKGYHGDTFGAMSVCDPITGMHSAFEGILHKNIFADSPGCPYGAKWDEKYISDFASKLEQNHKEIAAVIIEPIVQGAGGMNIYSPSFLKSVRALCNKYDVLLILDEIATGFGRTGKLFAYEYANISPDILCVGKALTGGYMSLAATLTSKKVMQGVEANGNVLMHGPTFMANPLACAVANASLELLLNSPWKEKIQNIQTQLNEELTKCEALTIVKAVRTLGAIGVVELHEEVDLDFMTPAFIKEGVWVRPFLNLVYIMPPFVITKEELTHLTSAIFTVVKAYECYKANEKKV, from the coding sequence TTGGTCAGTCCAGAACTTTATAGGTTAGAGTACGATAGAGAGCATATTCTTCATCCTTATGCACCCTCAAATCCACCATCAAATATGACATTTGTAAAATCAGCTAAGGGAGTATATCTTGAGCTGGAAAATGGACAGAAGATAATAGATGCAATGTCATCATGGTGGTCAGTCATTCATGGTTATAATGTAGAGTCGTTAAATACTGCTGCTGTAGAGCAGCTTACAAAAATGTCTCATGTTATGTTTGGAGGCATTACGCATGAACCGGCTATAAAGCTGGCACAAAAACTTATTGAGATCACAGATAAGCATTTAGAGAGGGTTTTTTTTAGTGATTCTGGTTCGGTGGCTGTTGAAGTTGCTTTGAAAATGGCATTTCAATACTGGAATTCACAGGGAAACAGCCAAAAAAATAAGATCCTTGCATTCTCCAAAGGGTATCATGGTGATACGTTTGGTGCCATGAGTGTGTGTGATCCTATTACCGGAATGCACTCAGCATTTGAAGGTATTCTGCATAAAAATATATTTGCAGACTCTCCGGGATGTCCTTACGGTGCAAAGTGGGATGAGAAATACATTTCCGATTTTGCATCGAAGTTGGAGCAAAACCACAAGGAGATAGCTGCAGTCATTATTGAGCCTATAGTTCAAGGTGCAGGTGGTATGAACATCTACTCACCCTCATTCTTAAAATCCGTAAGGGCTTTATGCAATAAGTATGATGTTTTGTTGATCCTTGATGAAATAGCTACAGGGTTTGGTAGAACAGGAAAATTATTTGCGTATGAGTATGCCAATATTTCCCCAGATATTTTATGTGTCGGTAAAGCGCTAACGGGCGGATACATGTCTCTTGCAGCTACACTCACAAGTAAAAAAGTGATGCAGGGTGTTGAAGCAAATGGAAATGTACTTATGCATGGACCAACTTTTATGGCAAACCCTTTAGCTTGTGCAGTTGCAAATGCTTCTTTGGAGCTACTGCTCAATTCTCCATGGAAAGAAAAAATACAAAACATTCAAACACAGTTAAATGAAGAGTTGACAAAATGTGAAGCGCTTACAATAGTAAAAGCGGTCCGTACTCTAGGGGCGATTGGTGTTGTAGAGTTACACGAAGAAGTTGACTTGGATTTTATGACTCCGGCATTTATTAAAGAAGGGGTCTGGGTAAGGCCCTTTTTGAATCTCGTCTATATTATGCCTCCGTTTGTGATAACTAAAGAGGAGTTGACTCACTTGACTTCAGCCATTTTTACTGTCGTCAAAGCGTATGAATGTTACAAAGCAAATGAGAAAAAAGTCTAG
- a CDS encoding OprD family outer membrane porin yields MRKYVALSVIASTLLMAGGDIAPVEPAVAVEAAEVDYGELFGQFRTFYVDRTYSGSTNNNRNALATGGYIGYKTPDFNGLTAAVAVYGTYGFEIHDLSIEDDLANNWASYDPTHTGRDGENYAFLGQSYLNYAAGNTNIQVGRQRLDTPLIGADDARMLPNLFEAAVLTNTDIEDTTLILAHVTRETTGTFSNIYDDSYSLGFASGYGAGTTLAQSGDFVNMGTVALGTIDFRDPTTPDAVDNSTDGVTAAAAIHKGFDGLTLQAWDYYAHDIFNAIYLQGDYGWPCRFNEKVTMNASAQYIGQSDVGGSLAGNVDSDYWGVKLGASSGAFSTYVAYSQTGESDGTTSGGIITPWGGMPAFTQGMVTRHQFFSDTDAWKVAGTYSLNELLGADVKASVFYTEFDIGATNSYDYGTAWTASESGWDIQYNVTSVEGLNLRARANYPRDFKNGLDWDEYRLIVNYSF; encoded by the coding sequence ATGAGAAAATATGTAGCATTATCTGTCATAGCATCAACACTGCTTATGGCGGGAGGAGATATTGCACCCGTTGAACCGGCTGTAGCTGTGGAAGCAGCAGAAGTAGATTACGGTGAGCTGTTTGGACAATTCAGAACATTTTATGTTGACAGAACATATTCTGGTTCAACCAATAACAATCGTAATGCCCTTGCAACGGGTGGTTACATAGGATATAAAACACCAGATTTCAATGGTTTGACAGCTGCTGTCGCAGTTTATGGTACTTATGGATTTGAAATTCATGATCTGTCAATTGAAGATGACTTGGCAAATAATTGGGCTTCTTATGATCCTACACATACAGGTCGTGACGGTGAAAATTATGCATTTTTGGGTCAATCATATCTTAACTATGCAGCTGGAAATACCAATATTCAAGTAGGTCGCCAAAGACTTGATACCCCGCTCATTGGAGCTGATGATGCAAGAATGCTTCCGAACCTTTTTGAAGCAGCGGTACTGACAAACACTGATATAGAAGATACTACTTTGATCTTAGCACATGTCACTAGAGAGACTACAGGTACATTCAGTAATATTTATGACGATAGTTATAGCTTAGGTTTCGCAAGCGGTTACGGTGCGGGTACAACACTTGCGCAGAGTGGTGATTTTGTAAATATGGGGACTGTGGCATTAGGGACTATAGATTTCAGAGATCCTACTACTCCTGACGCTGTTGACAATAGTACAGACGGTGTAACTGCAGCAGCTGCTATCCATAAAGGGTTTGATGGTCTTACTTTGCAGGCATGGGATTATTATGCACATGATATTTTTAATGCAATCTATCTTCAAGGTGATTATGGATGGCCATGTCGTTTCAATGAAAAGGTGACGATGAATGCTTCAGCACAATATATTGGTCAAAGTGATGTAGGAGGTTCACTGGCAGGTAATGTTGACAGTGATTACTGGGGTGTAAAACTAGGTGCAAGTTCAGGTGCATTCAGTACCTATGTAGCATATTCTCAAACGGGTGAGAGTGATGGTACAACATCTGGTGGAATTATTACGCCTTGGGGTGGTATGCCGGCATTTACACAGGGTATGGTAACAAGACACCAGTTCTTCTCTGATACCGATGCGTGGAAAGTAGCCGGAACCTATAGTTTGAATGAACTGCTCGGTGCGGATGTAAAAGCTTCTGTCTTTTATACAGAATTTGATATCGGTGCAACCAACAGCTACGATTACGGTACAGCATGGACAGCCTCAGAATCTGGTTGGGATATTCAATATAATGTGACTTCGGTTGAGGGACTTAACCTAAGAGCAAGAGCAAATTACCCAAGAGATTTCAAAAATGGCTTAGACTGGGATGAATATAGACTGATTGTAAATTATAGTTTTTAA
- a CDS encoding NADP-dependent isocitrate dehydrogenase — protein sequence MAKQTITVARGDGIGPEIMDASIRVLDAAGADVEWEHIDVGEQVYLSGNTSGIGQEAWDSIKKNKVLFKAPITTPQGGGYKSLNVTIRKTLGLYANVRPAIAYDPFVPSKFPGMNVVTIRENEEDLYAGIEHQQTPEVTQCLKIITRPGCEKICQYAFEYAKAYGRKRITCMIKDNIMKITDGLFVKVFYETAKKYPEIQADDWIIDIGMAKLVDAPEEFDMVLMPNLYGDVATDVLGLMTGSVGIAPGANVGDDIAMYEAIHGSAPRHAGQNKANPSGLLLSGVMMMVQVGQPEVAEKVHNAWLKTIEDGIVTYDLARKLKAAGRDYTEVGTQEFADAVIERLGQKPSTLEAVKYDKAIKIKKPELTNVRDTKMNLIGCDIFTRDDCDANTIGDKLVELTEGTNIALKMISNRGQKVYPSGHPETFLTDHWRCRFYAKNQGDVITNGDITDMMNRIDGAGIEVIKTENLYAFEDGERAYSLGQGE from the coding sequence ATGGCAAAGCAAACAATTACAGTTGCAAGAGGTGACGGAATCGGTCCTGAGATCATGGATGCAAGTATTAGAGTACTTGATGCAGCGGGTGCTGATGTAGAATGGGAGCATATTGATGTGGGTGAACAAGTTTATCTTTCTGGTAATACATCTGGTATCGGTCAAGAAGCTTGGGACTCTATCAAGAAAAACAAAGTACTTTTTAAGGCACCTATCACAACACCTCAAGGTGGTGGATACAAAAGTTTGAACGTTACTATCCGTAAGACTTTAGGTCTTTACGCAAACGTTCGTCCTGCTATCGCTTATGACCCGTTTGTACCTTCAAAATTCCCAGGTATGAATGTTGTTACGATTCGTGAAAATGAGGAAGATCTCTATGCAGGAATCGAGCATCAGCAAACTCCGGAAGTAACGCAGTGTCTGAAAATCATTACAAGACCTGGTTGTGAAAAAATATGTCAATATGCATTTGAGTATGCAAAAGCATATGGTAGAAAAAGAATCACTTGTATGATCAAAGACAACATCATGAAGATCACAGATGGTCTTTTTGTAAAAGTATTCTACGAAACAGCAAAAAAATACCCTGAAATTCAAGCGGATGATTGGATCATCGATATCGGTATGGCCAAACTCGTAGATGCTCCTGAAGAGTTCGATATGGTTCTTATGCCTAACCTTTATGGTGATGTTGCAACGGATGTTCTTGGACTTATGACCGGTTCAGTAGGTATTGCACCGGGTGCTAACGTTGGTGATGATATTGCCATGTATGAAGCGATCCACGGTTCTGCTCCAAGACATGCCGGTCAAAACAAAGCGAACCCGTCAGGACTTCTTCTTTCAGGTGTCATGATGATGGTTCAAGTGGGTCAACCGGAAGTGGCAGAAAAAGTGCACAATGCTTGGCTTAAAACGATTGAAGACGGTATCGTAACCTATGACCTTGCCAGAAAACTTAAAGCAGCAGGTAGAGACTATACAGAAGTGGGGACTCAAGAGTTTGCTGATGCAGTCATCGAAAGACTTGGTCAAAAGCCATCCACACTGGAAGCGGTTAAATATGACAAAGCGATCAAGATCAAAAAACCTGAACTTACAAATGTAAGAGACACAAAAATGAATCTTATCGGTTGTGATATCTTTACCAGAGATGATTGTGATGCAAATACAATCGGTGATAAGCTGGTTGAGCTTACTGAAGGAACTAACATAGCACTTAAAATGATCTCTAACCGTGGTCAAAAAGTCTATCCAAGTGGTCACCCGGAAACTTTCCTTACAGATCACTGGAGATGTCGTTTCTACGCGAAAAACCAAGGTGACGTGATCACAAATGGTGACATCACAGATATGATGAACAGAATTGATGGTGCAGGTATTGAAGTGATTAAAACTGAAAACCTTTATGCATTCGAAGATGGTGAGCGTGCTTACTCTCTAGGACAGGGTGAGTAA
- a CDS encoding GyrI-like domain-containing protein: protein MKQETLDKKIKISNDLMFYFYTHIETDINIDELADHFKINKFYMHKIFKEVFGRNIYESIKYIRLQKASNLLLTNKYSTISEVANECGYSSQTSFIRAFKERFSMTPNKWRKGGYKDYSHKILLQSPKAQASTASFEQIEPQIVKMPQQSAYYIRHRGYGYEKSKLTWQKIQTWIYQNELKDYTEISLFHDNPTITPLDECHYVACVVPNDEKELKDQRLPSFNISGGVYAKFDFEGKRGDLLKLIHWVYHEWLPKSEYQTTTKPPYAVYHKNHYLNQDEEFAISFYLSIKF, encoded by the coding sequence ATGAAACAAGAAACTTTAGATAAAAAAATAAAAATCTCAAATGACTTAATGTTTTACTTCTATACGCATATAGAGACAGATATCAACATTGATGAGCTTGCAGATCATTTCAAGATCAATAAATTTTATATGCATAAGATCTTTAAAGAAGTGTTCGGGCGAAATATCTATGAAAGTATTAAATATATTCGTCTTCAAAAAGCTTCTAATCTTTTGTTAACCAATAAATATTCGACTATTTCAGAGGTAGCCAATGAGTGTGGCTACAGCTCTCAAACCTCATTCATTCGTGCATTTAAAGAACGTTTTTCCATGACACCCAACAAGTGGAGAAAGGGTGGATATAAAGACTATTCGCATAAAATTCTCTTACAGTCACCAAAAGCACAAGCTTCTACAGCAAGTTTTGAACAAATAGAGCCTCAAATCGTGAAAATGCCCCAGCAAAGTGCATATTATATTCGCCACAGAGGCTATGGATACGAAAAATCAAAACTCACATGGCAAAAAATTCAAACTTGGATCTACCAGAATGAATTAAAAGACTATACAGAGATATCCCTTTTTCATGACAATCCGACCATCACCCCCTTAGATGAGTGTCATTATGTGGCATGTGTGGTTCCGAATGATGAAAAGGAGTTGAAAGATCAACGTCTTCCAAGTTTTAATATCTCTGGGGGTGTTTATGCCAAGTTTGATTTTGAAGGGAAAAGAGGAGATCTATTGAAGTTGATCCACTGGGTCTATCATGAATGGTTGCCAAAAAGTGAGTATCAGACCACAACAAAACCGCCTTATGCGGTCTATCACAAAAACCATTATCTTAATCAAGATGAGGAATTTGCGATCAGTTTTTATTTATCAATAAAATTTTAA
- a CDS encoding DUF190 domain-containing protein — translation MEKMKKVEVIIESIYTNRVLEIFKEADVTGYTIIRDIEGYGSHGLKTADEANDLLSNNYIFTVCREEKFERMIEKIRAFIDRYGGKCIISDSLVLLHSKDSQQV, via the coding sequence ATGGAAAAAATGAAAAAAGTCGAAGTGATCATTGAGTCTATTTATACAAATAGAGTATTAGAGATATTTAAAGAAGCTGATGTAACAGGGTATACGATTATCAGAGATATTGAGGGGTATGGAAGTCATGGACTAAAAACTGCCGATGAAGCGAATGACCTTCTTAGCAATAATTATATCTTTACCGTATGCCGAGAGGAAAAATTTGAAAGAATGATAGAGAAGATTAGAGCGTTCATAGATAGATATGGCGGGAAATGCATTATTAGTGACTCCCTTGTTTTATTGCATTCAAAAGATTCACAACAAGTATGA
- a CDS encoding sodium-dependent bicarbonate transport family permease, which produces MEPLFGTLFKGMLAFFLLDMGLVAAKRIYELKKVGLFLIMFAIAMPIFNASVAILLGYFFELSQGDTLLLSLLAGSASYIAVPAAMRLSVPEANPGLYLPLSLAVTFPFNISLGIPLYYYFITILWG; this is translated from the coding sequence ATGGAGCCGTTGTTTGGAACGCTGTTTAAAGGAATGCTTGCATTTTTCCTTCTTGATATGGGATTGGTTGCAGCAAAAAGAATTTATGAGTTAAAAAAAGTCGGACTGTTTTTAATTATGTTTGCAATCGCTATGCCTATCTTTAATGCATCCGTTGCTATTCTATTAGGGTACTTCTTTGAACTATCACAAGGAGATACCTTATTGCTGTCATTACTTGCGGGAAGTGCTTCTTATATTGCAGTGCCTGCGGCTATGAGGTTGTCTGTACCTGAAGCCAATCCTGGGCTTTATCTGCCATTAAGTCTAGCGGTCACTTTCCCTTTTAACATCTCTTTAGGGATACCGCTATACTACTACTTTATTACTATTTTATGGGGGTGA
- a CDS encoding sodium-dependent bicarbonate transport family permease → MHYECRFNTSKYFKSTDTILFARHVSCFFKSKLSIPQPLPKLFSLYLLIAIGLHGGYELSHSGLNTYIFTALSLAILMAIIVPIYSYFILRMKLDNYNAIAIAATYGSISKVGILWSRCLERCLKECLHFSFLIWDWLQQKEFMS, encoded by the coding sequence ATTCATTATGAATGTCGATTTAATACTTCAAAATATTTTAAATCCACCGATACTATTCTTTTTGCTCGGCATGTTAGCTGTTTTTTCAAATCAAAATTGTCGATTCCGCAGCCTTTACCCAAACTTTTTTCATTGTATCTGTTGATAGCCATTGGGCTTCATGGAGGATATGAACTTTCTCATAGTGGTTTAAATACCTACATCTTTACTGCACTTTCCTTGGCAATCCTCATGGCGATCATTGTACCGATCTATAGCTATTTTATTTTACGTATGAAATTGGATAACTATAATGCTATCGCTATCGCTGCGACCTATGGATCGATCAGTAAGGTTGGAATTCTATGGAGCCGTTGTTTGGAACGCTGTTTAAAGGAATGCTTGCATTTTTCCTTCTTGATATGGGATTGGTTGCAGCAAAAAGAATTTATGAGTTAA